In Dermochelys coriacea isolate rDerCor1 chromosome 4, rDerCor1.pri.v4, whole genome shotgun sequence, the sequence TACCGAATCCAGCTTCAATTTGTAGGTGCCTTTGCACGTGAATAACTCAGGTAGATTGAGGACCaaggcattttttttcctgtggcagTAAGACCTCAACTGGATGCTACTTTTCTCTTCCTAATCAGGTCACTTCATAGTCTTCTGGCTTGATTTTCTGCTCAAGTTAGATGGCACTGCTCTTACAGCAATCAAGAGAGTTTGCTGAATCTCGTACAATTAAGATTATGCATCCTTCTAAATTTAAGGAACTAATCTGATCTGCATAACACAAACTACAAACTTCACCCATGAATTCCTGCAACAAGCCCATAGCTTGTTTGAAGAGGAGTACATTGTACCTGGGAGAGGAGGTAGTAAATATATCAAATGGACACTCAAGCAATGAAGACATTGAGCAACATCTGTTTCACATCTTACAAACATTACGTGAGCACAGTCTTACCTCTCAATCTTAAATTGCAATGCTCAATAAACATTAAGTTTAATTGTATCTTAAAAAATTCACCTGATCCCAGAAGAACTGATATAGATACACCCTGTAGAAATgggaaagagctacaaaaatcCCGTTACTGAACTAGTAATAGGTCCATGCTTAGTCACCAATGACACCTTTTCTTAAATATGCTTTCTGGAATATTAGGCAAACTAGACAGAGGTGAAACTGTGATttcaaatactattttaaaaccaGAACAAACCATGTACCAAACtacatattcaaatattttataaaagttaaggtttaacatttattttacatcTAGCTTTCCATATCCATGTTGAGACAAGGAATTAGAATGCACATAAACTATAAGCAGTGCAAAAAGTGCTGCCAGAGAGAAGTCACAGATGCACAAACTGATAGCATAGGACTAGGAAAAAAATGAAGCTATGAACACTAAGAATGGagacaaaaaataagaaaatccaTGGAAGAAGATGGCAGGAAAGAAAAGAGCAGGATGATTAATAATGCCCTTGTTGCTGCAGAGGAAATAACTAATGGCACAAGACAGTGTTTCTtgtcaaataaaaaaatccaatagcAATGACTCTTTATTCATTCACGTTTAGTCACCTGAAATAAATGTCTGttgtattaaaatattcattaattgTAAATGGCAGCATGGCAGAACAAGTCTTTTTCAATGGATAACAAACATCCCACATAGTAAAGTCACTTCGACACAGCCTCATGACAACTCCCACAtcaaaacagtattttattttgcattttttgccCCATTATTACTCCCACAATAAGATCTTTCGGCTATCACGTGTACAAGGTGAAGAAAAGCTTCTGTTAGCAAACAGGGTGCATCTGGAAATGCCTCCACAATACACCACTTCAGATCTGCTGGGTCCCAAGTCCATCCCTGAACTCTGGGCTCCCAGAACCAAGTATAGCACACTAAGGCTACACTACTAGGTTAGCTTATTAATTCTGCATACAATCAGGCTGATCAATGTGTCAACCTGCAACCGACCAAGTATTATAACTGATAATGGCAAAAGAGATTCACTCTATTGAACTTTACATCATTATCTGATGTCAAACAATGAGGCAAATCCCAACAGTATATACAAAAACCAGCTTTGCTTTTACAAAAGATTGTTTCCCATATTGATTAATCCAGGCAGCTAACTCATTGGTTTATGCAACTTTATTGAAGAAAATAAATCAGTTACTAGCAGAGCTATTAGTTGATCACTCATCCATTGACAACTTGCTTCATTTATTCAGTGCTTTATTAAACAGTGTTCTGGAAGATAGATTAACTAATAGCTCCAAGCCTCCTaacaaaatttaaatgaattacaaaAATGTTCTGAGACCCTGTTTTGGAATACAAGGGATGTTTGACTTCCAAATTTTCATTCTCTGTAGAACAAGAACTGGTCATTCTTTTATTGACatgcataaaatacatcacatTTTCTGTTCTGATGCTATAGATTCTGTACCAATTCTTCAGCCATGTCAGTTATGAGCATAAGCATATAATAAAACATCAAAGCTCTAACACTGGAAGGTTTAAAACAGGATGGATGTTGCTACTGCAATGTTACTTCCTTTGATGTAAGAAAACTGAacatccatctcccctcccttcaGGTGATATCTTCAGTATCTGTTAGAGCAGTGAGGAATGGTTTTAGTCTCATAACCAAGTTAGAATGAAGACATTGGCCACATAATACACatgctccttttaaaaaaatttctgaatGTTGGGCAATTGTTCTTGTGTAACTACTTTATGGATTCTAAAAGCAGTTATTGTCCAAAGCTGGAAAAACTAAAGTCTTCTCAGATGAGCATGTGCATGAATGGAAGGaggtaaacaaaaaataaaaaagatgagGTCTGATAGGGGAGCAGCCGGATAAGAAAATCAAAAAAGGAACAGTAATTTAAAGTTTATTCCAGCTATAATGCAGGTTATTCTGACTTTAAGGTATCATCACATGGCATACTTCTGAGTCCATTCCCGAGATATTCTGTTGTATCTGTTAATAAAGGAAGAAACACATTAAACAGGCCCAGTTAAACCACAGTGATATTTTAATATACTATTTTTAGAAGAAAGTTTTCAGTAATTTCTTACTGAAGAAATTCACTGCTGCTTCTTTTAACTGGCTGTTCCAGTTCTTTCTATACTTTCATATGTGGTCTTTTACTGAAGAAAAGCAAGTCTTACTAGAATGGTTTTCAAGAAACTTAGAACAAAAGCCTACATTTTGAGACTATTTGAAACACACACTTAGATTGCACAGAAGATAGGTAAGCTGCTAGAAGCATGTTATGAAACAGATTATTgcacggggggggaggagaagaggagtaAAAAGGGTTGAAAATTAAAAAGTTCACTTTTCTGCTAGATATATCAGGTTGTTTGGAGCCTGATTTTAGAACAAAGTCTAAAGAATACTGCATGCTATGATTAGAGATGATATATTGAACCCTACAGTCAATTATGTTATTGGTGGATTTTCAGTTATGTCCTGACAATTTCAGTTGGAGAATGATGCAAGACTCCATTTTTCACCCCAGCATACTGCCCAGGCACAGAAGTTTTGACTGAAAATTAATAATGGAATTCCAGCCAGCGTTTGCTTTTAGAAAGGGATATTAAAATAGGTCATGAACTTTTTGTACAACACACTAGTCTACAGGAATTGGGCGGATACAATTAGTTTACTTAACAGCATGCTTGTCAGTATTAAGTTAATTTCCAACTATACAagcataaaaaaaccaaaccaaacagtcCTTTTTTTAGCATATTAAATTTTGCCTGTGCACAGTCTGAATTTGGACCACCTAGATTTTTTATTTACAACATGGTGGTTTAACTACACAGACCAGTTCACTCCACCCCCAGTCTCTACAAAATTTGGTTAAATACTTACCGGGACAGAGGTACAAGATATCTCAGAACCTCAACAATTCAAATAAAGTTGGTTTCTTACTACCACTATATTTGTTTTACCATGCAAGAATATTATCTATTTGTGAGATACAGTAATTGGCCAATACATTTCACACTAGTCACAGATCAAGCTGTTAAATATTCAGGTTCAGCAACTGATAAATCCATTATCTTTGTTAGTTAATCCGGTGCCTTAAAGCATGCAGCACTCAAGTGCTGACAGTCCCCATTTTGTTAAATGCACCATCAAGTGCAAATATTCTTACCCTACAGCATAGCGTATTTCTCTGTCCACTCTCTTGCTAACCTATTGTACCTAATTGGACAAGTATATTTAATATTACTATACAAACTTCAACAGCTATTTCACTGAGTTCTATCCGAGTAGAACTGTAAAAAACCATGTTTGAGACAAAACAGTTTCTACACAGATAGAAGATCATAAAGCCTTTATCCAATGGGAAACTCCAAAATGGAAAAAGTAGGCAGTTATCAAAAGGCGGCACTGGAGTATTAACAAGGCTAATTTCTCTCCTCAAACTTTAGGGGCTTTATATGAACTGATACTATTTCAGAGAGTCTCACATGAGACTGATTAAAGTAGACCAATAATTTTAGATAAACTTTCACATAGAAAATCACTGCAACATTAGCGAAACACCTCCGTGCAACTTCAAAGATAGCACACATTTCTTCGTATTTGCATGTTTCCAAAGCCAAAAAATACCAATTACTTCTTCCTATGCCACAAATTCAGTCTAAGATGGAGAGATCACAAGTAACTAACTCATTCATTCCCCACCTTTGCTTTCTAACGCAAGAAGAGTGTGTTTCACAGTATATTAGTAAATTATCCTTATATAATTCTGTACTTACTtgtctctgtctgttttataGATACGTGCAATCTCTGGCACTAGGGGGTCATCTGGATTTGGATCACATAACAGTGAACAAATGGATAAGAGAACTGCAAAATAACAGAAAAGATTGCTCAACAGTGAAATCTGAACAAAGATCTCAATTAAATACAATGGAAATACAGTCATTTGCTTTGTTAGGACAACCTCAGTATGCTATAAAGAAAAGATTTGTTAGTCTTCCGTTTATGATGCATGCTGAGTAAGTTTAAAGGTAAATTTGGTAGCCCAACTCTAAATGTGTGGCTTAcaatcattaaaatatatttataggatgtttaaccccctccccactttgTTCCTGAGCTCCTCGGACTCTAGCAGCTCCCAGTGTCCCACAAATATACACAAAGAAAGGTAACACTGTCCAAACTATAATGTAACAGAGTggcaatctactgagccatttatATAGCTGATCAGCTCTTTCACAGCTAGAAGTCTGTGATAAACAGATTAGAATCAGATGGGATTTCTTTTCTGCAATAGTAATAATACATTAATATTCTAGGCTGATCAAACTAGATACATACTGATAAGATAAAAGGAAACACTAAAGTAAGACTACTATGGAGAAATACTGTTTGAAGCAACTCATTCTTTACATTCTTCATTTCCCATCAGtggtttttaaaattgtaaaattcAGAATAAGCAAGCTAGGGGTATAGTGTCAACACAACATGCTATCATGTGGTGGATCCAAATTCAGACCCAAGCTTGGTTCTTGCTTCTTGAATAGGCAGGAATCACTAGTTCTGTAGGTAAAGGAACCCTTTGCTTATTCTGACTAGTGCAACTCTGATCTAAGGGGGAATCTACCAAACCAAAAAATGGAAGTGAGCTCTGGTGAGCTTTTCTTGAAGTCAATTAGTTTCAAGAGTTGAATTAATTAGATTTAATGAGAATATTCACATTTACAGGAAGTGGaagtcaaaaaaaaccccataaagcAGTACTGATCACAAATCCAAAATATGATTACTAAAATTCATATATGGAAATTAATACTCCATGCTAGCAGCTAGCAATTAACTGTAAAGCATTAGACTGATCACAATCTAAAATTAGGAGTTTTCTATGTGCACAGATGCACCAAGTTACAAATTTTAGGTCAACCTAAGCAAAATGTTGTGTAgacacttattttggtttaaaaccaGGTTTATTTCAGATTAACTTCATTTAGGAATAGgttaaaactgaaataagccactctCATAGAAGTGTCCATTTAGGGATTCAACTGCACTGGTTCATGCTGGTAAGTAGACAAAGCTTTAGTAATAGCTAAAGTAAAACTGcacaaaggttttgttttgttttgtttttttttaaataaaaggtgaaATCAATAAGCATGCAACAATGTAATCATTACCACATATGCAAGATGTCCTCTTCTCAGGCTACAGTATAATGGGAAATTAATGGAATGCCAAGAAAAACTAAGCAAAAATATTACAGTATCAAAATGAAGATGAAAATTGTAATGTTTTCTTCACCTTTAGAAATAGTTAAAGCAGGAGACCACTGTGATCTTAGAATATCGAGACAAATGCTGCCATTACTGTTAATATTTGGATGATAGATTCTTGTTGTAAATGCAACCTATAACAAAAAAATAGGTAAGTATTTGTGTTTCACATATGCTAAATTGCGTAATTAAGAGTTAAGGTGCACAAGAAAGACTTACTGAAACATGTATTGTGGTTCTTTAGCCACCAAGCATTTGAATCAGATACTCAGCACTTACATGCTACTTTTTTTcatcactgtacaaacatgagTTACCAACACTTTATATAGATAAGTATCATCTCCACTTGTCTGGCAGTGAAGAAGTTAAATGATTTGTTCAAGACAAAAAAGCCCAAGTGAAGCAGGGCTGCTTTTAGAAATCAGATGTTCCATATTTCCATTCCTATGCTCGGTTCATTAAAGAGCATTAGTCTCACAAAAGAAAAGACTACTTGCCTTAGGTGGTTTGAAAGGGTAGTCTGTAGGAAAGTGAATTGTCAAGAAGAATACGCCGCCTTGATATGGACTGTCATTCTGTCGAAGAAACACGTCCACTGTAATTATACTTTGTGAGAAGATCCACTACTTAATTAGCAAGGCAAATCATTCACTTAAACACAAATAAGATGTTTAATCCACAACGTAAGCACTGAATTTTGATCATACCTGGGCTTAAAATTGGTGGAATGAGATAACTGAGTGCAGCAAGTCAAGCTGGTCACTGGCAATGAATTTCCTCCTAAAACAATTGTGTTCTGTAAAGCCTTAGTTTAAagccggggttctcaaactgggggtcgggactgCTCGGGggcacaaggttattacatggggggcgggtcacaagctgtcaacttctaccccaaaccctgctttgtctccagcatttataatggtgttaaatatataatgtgtttttaatttataagggaggggggaaggttcgcactcagagacttgctatgcgAAAGGGGTCACTAATAAataaaagtttgagagccactggtttaaaGCAAGTATGTTACATGCAGACCAGAACTGGCCCTGACAGCTTCTTCCTCCCTGCAGTTCCCTCTGCAATTTCAAATGTATCcaaactgcagcagctcagaaggTCAGAAGAAAGCTGGAGTGAGAGGAGCTTAGGCAGAAGTAAGTGCCTGACTAGCCACAAGCAACTGAGCCCTACTCCCCCTGCCCTTGTAGCAATTGTTTGTAGGCCAGTTGCTGTCCTTCCCAGCCTTCTGCACATTCTGTTCCTGCCATCATCACTGCTTAGCCTTCCAGTcctttttctcaccacatgcctTTTTCTCCCTGCCTCTGGGTTGCACATAACCATGTTCctggaaaatgtattttcttccccAGCTCAGGGAAAAAGCAATCATAACGATAACCTCAAGGGGGGAAATTCTCAGGTTCAAGTGGTGGTGGAATTACTGTCAAAAGTAGGGCAACAGAGAATACTCTCAAAAGGCGGAGACTGAGGCAGTGACTTgtcttggggggcgggggcaggaagTAGCACATACAAAAAAGAGGAAGTTTTAGAAAAAGtaaaagcttttattaaaaaaaagtctttttaagTGCAATATTTAACTTTGCTGGCTAAAGAAGCATATTCCACGATAAGAACGAGCTACAAAATTTGcctattgccttttttttttttttaattaaaccacATACACAGCGCCTCAGGATTGAGCAAAAGAGGGTAATGTGACCCTTGTCACAATGGATTTCACATATTTGGTTTACAGGAATACTGGAAGTTGGCTTTATTCGGTTTATCTATTTTTTAATTACATCATATCCTTTAAGACCAATCTCTTGTTTATATACAGACTAGACACGTCCTATTTCTTAAATTTATATATACTTTAATATCTGCAAATGAAGCAGTGTAGTGAAAAGCCAATAGATAAGTCAAGGGGCAAAAATGTAGTGCTAGAGTTGATACTTCAATGAGACAGCCTTGGCAGAGATTAAGCGCATCATGTAGTATTCACTGAAAAACTGCTATATTGGCAAATGAGAAGTTCAAAAACTACTTCAACCCTCTtcatcgctcacgaaagcttatgctctaataaatttgttagtctctaaggtgccacaagtactccttttctttttgcaaatacagactaacacggctgctactctgaaacctatacttcaACCCTTTTATTGTATACATGCTGGAGGCAAGTCTTAGTGGTTATTAAAATGAAGTCACAGAACTGGTTAGAACAAGTGTAGAAAAGAACTATGAAAGCTTCCTAATACCTCTCTGACAAGGAGAACTCAATCCTTACTATTAGACTTCTGTGTCAGTAGTGGGTCTCAGATGTGGAATATGTTAAACCATCTGCAGTACCAATGCCTACGCTGTCATTAAGGTATGAGGCCTACAACACCAGCAGACCACTAAGCTATTATCCTAAAGCAAGGATAATTCTATCTAAAATACTGCTCTAAAGTATGCGCCCATACTATTCCAAAGGGCATAACTAATAAATGCCTTTTGACTGATAGCACAAAGATTAAGTGGGAAAAGAGGATAAACAACTCTGAATGAGCAGGGAGAGatagaacaaaagaaaatctcTGCATCTGAAGTCCAACTATACTTTTAGTGTTCTGTGACCATGCAGAGTCAATCATAGAAGTATTACTCAATGACATACAATGGAGATCTTTCCATACTTTTGGAAATTTACTTCAAGTATTAGTATAGCTATTAAGCAAACATTCTGGTCTCTCTGGAGAGCATACTTCGTTGCATTCAGAGGGATAAGCTATAAGAACAAATCCAGCATTTGAACTCTGAACTGAAGATAGAAAGATTCTTTAGTATGCCACCCAAAAGAAGCTCTGCACTAAATGGTATCAATAGAATACCTAAACCACATTGGATACATGTGTAAGGTCAAAGTAGCACATTAACACCAACGATTAAGTTCTACTCTAACAtgactaaggcctagtctacacttaatTTAGGTCAATATAGCTATGGCACTCAGGAACGTGACAAATCTACACCCTCGAGTCcaatagctatgccaacctaacccctgctgtagacccagctaggctgatggaagaatgcttccatagACCTAGCTGCTGTCACTCAGGTAAGCGGagttcctacagtgacagaaaaaccctttctgCCGTTGTGGTCTGCATCAATAACCCAGGGTTACAGCAGCATAACTATGGCACCTCAGCTATGCCACTGCAGAAGCTGGAATTTAGAGATGGCCTAAAAGTGTCACTGAAGGGGTTCCTTGTTTATTAGCACTTGactcttaaaatttaaaaatccgAGCAAACTGAATCAAATCAACTGCCAGCCTCAAGACAGCCTGGAATCTGAAAGTGTCCTAGTACCTTCTCATACCCCATTAATAGTGACAGTGCAGGTGAAACAAGCCTTCAGTTACATAAGTGCAACCCCATTAGCTTTCAGTGTGGTTGTACAGGTATAACTAAGACCTGATTTTGGCCTGCAGCATCTTATTGCTCATTACGCATAACGAGAGAATCTAATCCAATGTTCAGATCCCAAGCGGAGTATGCACAGCCGGCAATTATATCACTCCAcctgtaaactgagcaaatttggaGTTGTTCTAGATATGAAACCTTAGTCACATTAAGAATCTCTTTTTAGAGTAGAAATGCACATTAATATAATTCTCTTCATTATAAAAAAAAGCTGTTTCCAGATCCCAAATACAAACCATACACCAGTGTACTAGTTTTACTGAAGGAAGAACTTTGTTAGAAGGCATCTAGCCATAGCTTCCTGGAAGACTATTTAGGAGTTTTTTAATAGCTTTAATCCAAATATGCACGCTTTTGAAAAACTTGATAAAGTTATGTTTGGCCATTTGATATGCTGTAATATTTCAGTGTGGTTTCCTAGAAGCTTCAACTACTTGGTTAACTGAAGTACTAAGAAGTCTAACTTGTAATGCACTTAATCCTCAATCAGGGCAAGGGGCTTTAGACATTCTTCTTCCTAGTCAAGTTATACAATCACATTAAAAAATTCATAGTAAGCATGCACCGCATATTTTCCTCCCATATGCACTTAGAACACTTTGCACTTCAGAAAACTTCTCTATTTTTACAGAAGTGCTTGAAACCATGGTAAGATCCACCAGTCCAAACTTCAGTTTTCCTCATCTACACAGAGGGGTTGCACCAGGGCAGCTATATTGACAGCTGAAATTCTGCATGCAGACAAGACCCAAGGGGATCAGAACTACAGAAACTGTTTGGCATACAAACATTCTACATGACAAAACCTTGCATTGCGATGCAGGACATTTTAATTCAGGTACATGTCATGTTACAGAAGTGACACACCAACAATGAGGAATCTGCTTAACTaaactcattttttcccctctctgttctCAAACTGGCATTTTTGGGAGTGTCTaaattaaaagattggaaaaatCTGAAGACAATTCTTGCTGAATAAGAATTATGATTTCAAGTTAGTATTAACATTCATGGGAGTCAGAATACTTACAGGTCCCATAATTGTTGCTTGCCAATGGAacactaaaaaggaaaaaaagtcagtATTACTACTTAGGCACTATATACTTTAATTaaaatctgaacaaaacattaaaatttaaTGCTACTTACTATCATCTCCAACTGGACCTGCAGAACACTGTGCTGGAGGGTCACGGGCTAAGTCACTAAGTTCCTAAATAGAAAACATtgtgttcagagagagagagagagagagagtgagtgaagtGCCACTGCCACTGTCCAATTGGATGTATAGAAAATCCTTAAATTGTGATATTTTGGATAAAAAGAGAGAATTATTTGGCAAACCTATCAACCGGAGCAGTTGTGGTTGGTATTAGGAATGTCTTCACGAAAGAGTTAACAAGACCTGCTAGCCCTGGCAATTTAAATAAGTTAGTGAATTGAGTGCCGATACTTAGAAAGTCAACAATAAGAACAGAATTACTACTTGTAGCTTTTAGATACCCcaatgcagggaaaaaaaaaaatagcatgaagAATTAAATGAAGCCCAACAAATTAAGATTTCCTTCCTTAAAAAACACTTAACACCACAAGGGGAAAAGAACAGATAAAATGTCTTCACACTGTGCaaaaaaaacactgaattttatcaTTTCTATTCTGGACAAACAGCAGCACAGCCATTTCATTTCCTCTTCACCTCGATGTAAGATAGATCCTACATATGGtagtgattttatatatatataaaaatgagagagagaaagagaccaaCACCCACCAACAGACCAgtcttttcagttcaccttttagAGGTGAAAGGTTACAAAAGCAATAcatgcttttaaaacaaacatgcttttaaaacatgcttttaaaaaaaatgcaattaacaCTATATCAATTTCACTGTAGTACGTTTTTAAAATCCTGAGAAATCTGAACAGCAGACATGGTTTCTCAAGTGGCTTCACAAAAGGGAATGAAAATAGGGatttagaaaaaaagattttagtCCATTTATAGCAGTTGTGAAATCAAAACAATAAAACCGGAAGTTTCAGTCTCAGATTTCTCAGCTAAAATAGCAATTTTCTTGAATTTCATCGAAAAACAGTGTCAACTGCCATTTACGTAGTCAAAAGTAAGTCAGTTTACTTACTCTTAGCATACTAAAAGACTGcggagggattttaaaaaaaattcttcaccGCTAACCTCTAAGACATCAAGAAGTCATGAGTGCAAGGAAAGCAAACTAGCCACCTCTTTCTATAATGCATTAGTGTTAGAAATCACATGCATTTCACTACAAGTTACTAAAACCAAGCACTTTGCTATAGGTCAAAGGTTTAAGAAACTTAGACTTGAGTACTGTGATGCACAGACATACGGAAATTTTGACGATGCAGCTTAACAGCTTTTATATTCATCTTAGTCTGTGGTGAACTTACACACACCTGGAATAAAAACACTTTTGACCAATTATGGTTTTAGCAAACTCACCACCTGCTAATACTTtaacagcaaagagaaaaaatgCAGGCCAACATGGCATTAAAAGGGATTTCAATTTTGTGTATCTTTAGTCAAACAAGTGCATCACTCAATGTAGGATAGCAGTTATTGGAAGGCACACCAAAAAGTTAACCTATTTTTCTATACTGCCTCACCTCTCAAAGTTTCTTCAAAATACTCTTATCAGCAGTAATTTTTTTCTGCTCCATTTTAAAGTCCTGACAACATAAACCAGTTCACTTTGTACTATTTCCGTCAACACTGCAGAAAACTGTCTAGCAAAACAGATACAGCGTGGGTGAGGCaagtcttttattggaccaacttctgttggggggaggggtggccgGCGGCGCCggggaagagacaagcttttgaacctccacagagctcttcaggtctgggaaaagaaaAGCTCCGTGGAAGCTcaaaactttctctctctcaccaacagaagctggtccattAAAacctattacctcacccaccttgtcgctaatatcctgggagagAGACAGCTACATCAACACTGCATATAGCAAAACAGAGGTAACTAAAGTTTATCCCCTTCCCTcctaaatgtttaatttaatcTGAAGTGTTAATATCAAAGCTTAGTTCGGACCATCTACAGAGCTAATGTAAAGTATAGCAATCAATTGCAGTCTAGGAACTTTAACAAAAACAGCACAGGTAAGttcactatttaccactcctcccattCTTTTACAATAGATTATCTGACTTCACTCTAAATCAGGACGTTACACTGGCTAGAGTGGAATATTCCAT encodes:
- the UBE2D3 gene encoding ubiquitin-conjugating enzyme E2 D3, with translation MALKRINKELSDLARDPPAQCSAGPVGDDMFHWQATIMGPNDSPYQGGVFFLTIHFPTDYPFKPPKVAFTTRIYHPNINSNGSICLDILRSQWSPALTISKVLLSICSLLCDPNPDDPLVPEIARIYKTDRDKYNRISREWTQKYAM